One Thermococcus sp. EP1 DNA window includes the following coding sequences:
- a CDS encoding glycoside hydrolase, translating into MYQKFGYHFHAYQPGDIIYIHDGSGWDPIKYSERLSPVSLRIREIEVKSRNWTRTVIKAYEYTSDALGSLKSGCASVDFEPFTLYMILRYKPRIYGEIVELLMNKVEAVPTTPFHPIMPHLSVFEQAILAKVSFDFYEPFTKNKDVVGYWLPENVITRETAKIIAESTTKDIVFLLDERQFVGLNFPQAKFSCNTYKCNDKVAYVFGRDHQLSDAFAFNTLDINGLVRGVVEGRIDVFKENAKIPYLVYLASDLEALLANPQQLDRFLAWVTKLEEKNVETINTVEFVRKKKSGEFKCLEGECSEYFRINVKDYSSWSDYYDLSIDGRTSDIRWVGMRREDGKVIHRFYKKQKISQLWKYAFTKLFRELNRSIRFGVIDMIHKYLPEASIDEIKGFLIRYSRIFFREHYEYFEMDTTVDYVIEPLKDLDPTLALKLGRIYYLMLLANHSDPRFWENLDTRVTFENVAAISKALIELMKVYIDENMHERANYILLEYMKLLAFAQLYYDYELFKMPGLEGWETSEKAWFDSLKSEVPNCNYNVITRAALYVGREDLPKDIRNALEALYDMKKAVADTGHISGEMHGDWENKEWCEHRAKV; encoded by the coding sequence ATGTACCAAAAGTTTGGTTATCATTTTCATGCATACCAACCAGGAGATATTATCTATATCCATGATGGCTCGGGGTGGGACCCAATAAAGTATTCAGAGCGATTAAGCCCAGTTTCTTTAAGAATAAGAGAAATAGAAGTAAAGTCCAGAAACTGGACAAGAACAGTTATTAAGGCCTACGAATACACAAGTGACGCCTTGGGTTCTTTAAAATCCGGATGTGCAAGTGTTGACTTTGAACCATTTACACTCTATATGATTCTACGATATAAACCAAGGATTTACGGAGAGATCGTCGAGCTACTCATGAATAAGGTGGAAGCCGTGCCAACAACTCCTTTTCACCCTATAATGCCACACTTAAGTGTTTTTGAGCAAGCGATACTCGCAAAAGTTTCTTTTGACTTTTATGAACCTTTCACTAAGAACAAAGATGTTGTGGGGTATTGGCTTCCAGAAAATGTGATAACAAGGGAGACTGCTAAAATTATTGCCGAATCCACTACCAAAGATATAGTATTCTTGCTTGACGAAAGGCAGTTTGTAGGATTAAACTTCCCTCAGGCTAAGTTTTCCTGTAACACATATAAATGCAATGATAAAGTAGCATATGTTTTTGGAAGAGACCATCAACTAAGTGATGCATTTGCTTTTAATACATTAGATATCAACGGTCTAGTTAGAGGAGTTGTTGAAGGAAGGATAGATGTCTTCAAGGAGAATGCAAAAATTCCATACTTGGTTTACCTGGCAAGCGATCTTGAGGCCCTCCTTGCTAATCCACAACAACTTGATAGATTTCTTGCATGGGTAACAAAACTTGAAGAGAAGAATGTTGAGACAATAAATACAGTAGAATTCGTCAGAAAGAAGAAAAGTGGAGAGTTCAAATGCTTAGAAGGAGAATGTAGCGAATATTTCAGAATAAATGTAAAAGACTACTCCAGCTGGAGCGACTATTACGACCTAAGCATAGACGGAAGAACGAGTGATATACGATGGGTTGGTATGAGAAGAGAAGATGGTAAAGTAATCCACAGATTCTACAAAAAACAAAAAATATCTCAACTTTGGAAATATGCATTCACAAAACTATTTAGAGAACTCAACAGAAGCATACGCTTTGGTGTAATTGACATGATTCACAAATATCTTCCTGAGGCTAGTATCGATGAAATAAAGGGGTTCTTGATAAGGTATTCGAGAATATTCTTCAGAGAACATTATGAATACTTTGAAATGGACACTACTGTGGACTATGTCATAGAGCCTCTAAAAGATCTTGACCCGACTCTTGCCTTAAAGCTCGGAAGAATATATTACCTAATGCTCCTTGCAAATCACTCAGATCCAAGATTTTGGGAAAACTTAGATACAAGAGTCACTTTTGAAAACGTGGCTGCAATAAGTAAAGCTCTCATAGAACTCATGAAGGTCTACATCGATGAGAACATGCACGAAAGAGCAAATTACATTCTCCTAGAGTATATGAAACTCCTAGCATTCGCACAGCTTTATTATGATTATGAACTTTTCAAAATGCCTGGTCTAGAGGGCTGGGAAACTAGTGAAAAAGCATGGTTTGACAGCCTAAAGAGCGAAGTTCCAAACTGTAATTACAATGTGATTACACGAGCTGCTTTATATGTTGGAAGGGAAGATCTTCCTAAAGACATAAGAAATGCTTTGGAGGCCCTCTATGATATGAAAAAGGCTGTTGCAGATACAGGCCATATTTCCGGAGAAATGCATGGAGATTGGGAAAACAAGGAATGGTGTGAACATAGAGCAAAAGTTTAA
- a CDS encoding MoaD/ThiS family protein — protein sequence MKIKVKLYGELALKYKPEIEIEVRENALVNDVLTLLKISENEHHLLINEKKVSKDYPLQEGDILKILPVVYGG from the coding sequence ATGAAGATAAAAGTTAAACTCTATGGAGAACTTGCTTTAAAGTATAAACCCGAGATAGAAATCGAAGTTAGAGAAAATGCTCTTGTTAATGATGTTCTTACACTATTAAAAATTAGTGAAAATGAACATCATTTACTTATAAATGAAAAGAAAGTTTCGAAAGATTATCCTTTACAAGAAGGAGACATTTTGAAGATTCTCCCTGTGGTATATGGAGGTTAA
- a CDS encoding DUF835 domain-containing protein yields MNPTLLLLGQSFSLAAKLTGFVFLAYVYWRYQRKPALFWSISWLSAAFSIISDITGNLYILTLSEAFWAAFLFHGVAVLLEEEEFSSKHLKIFSVAPVVIATYGIILGLLEYSSDWFVILGLPYASSALFMVLSGILMLSIRRTYNHRALYLGSILLINGIHEMDYPILRLVDWFAPIGFTLGAIFAILSAYIMINFAFTEEFIKIEKPPREIPLKPRLMIIPPSEYPNIKEELKDIPVLAFVRDLDTPKTWRKFFVSAAVEHGSIFPTDLPKITEITIRYFREAREKNFEGVALIDCPEYLRTYNGFDAIVKFLASLKDYTILYQAVLILVIDERAWDERELTLLKRLLT; encoded by the coding sequence ATGAATCCCACATTACTACTCCTCGGTCAATCCTTTAGCCTAGCGGCAAAATTGACTGGGTTTGTTTTTCTAGCTTATGTATACTGGAGGTACCAACGAAAACCCGCTCTATTTTGGTCTATATCTTGGTTAAGTGCTGCTTTTTCAATAATATCCGACATAACTGGGAATTTATATATTTTAACGCTTTCTGAGGCATTCTGGGCAGCTTTTCTATTTCATGGAGTTGCTGTGCTTTTGGAGGAAGAAGAATTCTCATCAAAGCACCTTAAAATTTTCTCAGTAGCCCCAGTTGTAATTGCAACCTATGGTATCATTCTCGGGCTCTTAGAATATTCATCTGACTGGTTCGTAATTTTAGGTCTTCCATACGCCAGTTCTGCTTTGTTTATGGTATTATCAGGAATTTTAATGCTCTCTATAAGAAGAACTTACAATCATAGAGCCCTCTACTTAGGGAGTATACTACTAATTAATGGAATCCATGAAATGGATTATCCAATTTTAAGACTTGTCGACTGGTTTGCTCCAATAGGATTCACCTTGGGAGCGATTTTTGCTATATTGTCCGCCTATATAATGATAAACTTTGCATTTACAGAAGAATTCATAAAAATTGAAAAACCCCCAAGAGAAATACCCCTCAAGCCAAGATTAATGATTATTCCACCTTCAGAATATCCAAATATAAAAGAAGAATTAAAAGACATACCTGTACTTGCCTTTGTAAGGGATCTCGATACCCCCAAAACCTGGAGAAAGTTTTTTGTGTCTGCTGCAGTAGAACATGGATCCATCTTCCCAACAGATCTACCAAAAATTACTGAAATAACAATAAGATACTTCAGAGAAGCACGAGAAAAGAACTTTGAAGGAGTTGCACTTATTGATTGTCCTGAATATTTGAGAACATATAATGGGTTTGATGCCATTGTGAAGTTCCTAGCATCCCTAAAAGATTACACCATTTTGTACCAAGCCGTCCTTATTTTGGTAATAGACGAAAGAGCTTGGGATGAGAGAGAACTAACTCTGTTGAAGAGACTTTTGACCTAA
- a CDS encoding DMT family transporter, with translation MKKAELILLGITAIWGFTFPAMKVSLDYVSPILFLVYRFGLASFFMLLIFRSRVLKTSTVKEGFILGMTLFIGHGSQIIGLNYTSASNSAFITSLYVVFTPFIAYFVLNDRLRRKDFFSLGIAVTGLYLISGATLHFNYGDLLTIFCAVSFAFQIVLVQKFGEKDFLSLAFWQIFWNFVFSTFYALNIEGFAFPRGVTPWLGIIYTGVFATVVGFTLQVRYQKETKAHKAALIYSAEPIFGHISSFLIIGELLSVKGYLGAFLILGAIWNEIRNERG, from the coding sequence ATGAAAAAAGCGGAATTGATTCTCTTGGGAATTACTGCTATATGGGGTTTTACGTTTCCTGCAATGAAAGTTAGTCTTGACTATGTATCTCCAATTCTTTTTCTTGTATATCGATTTGGACTAGCTTCTTTTTTCATGCTTCTTATCTTTCGTTCAAGGGTTCTTAAAACGAGTACAGTGAAGGAAGGTTTTATTCTAGGGATGACATTGTTTATTGGTCATGGTTCCCAAATTATTGGATTAAATTATACGTCTGCTTCTAACTCCGCGTTTATAACATCACTTTACGTTGTTTTTACACCATTTATAGCATATTTTGTTCTTAATGATAGATTGAGAAGAAAGGACTTTTTCTCTTTAGGGATAGCGGTAACTGGGCTTTACTTAATCTCTGGAGCGACATTACATTTCAACTATGGTGATTTGCTAACAATTTTCTGTGCAGTTTCATTTGCATTTCAGATAGTTTTAGTACAAAAATTTGGGGAAAAAGATTTCTTAAGTTTAGCATTTTGGCAAATATTCTGGAATTTTGTGTTTTCTACTTTTTATGCATTGAATATCGAAGGATTTGCGTTTCCAAGAGGGGTTACCCCCTGGTTGGGGATAATTTACACAGGAGTATTTGCCACTGTGGTAGGGTTTACTCTTCAGGTAAGATATCAGAAAGAGACGAAGGCACACAAAGCAGCGCTAATATATTCAGCAGAACCGATATTTGGGCATATCTCATCATTTTTAATAATTGGTGAGCTTCTAAGTGTAAAGGGATATCTAGGGGCTTTTTTAATCCTTGGAGCAATATGGAATGAGATAAGAAATGAAAGAGGTTAA
- a CDS encoding DUF116 domain-containing protein yields the protein MSIENTIAKLASIGADLSTRNAIRIALSLISEDEELTDQIYVEIKNKAHKEEFIKVPVEKRAIFIPQCLRNVKECPAEFGEYGWECTKCGKCPIGEIIEHAEKIGYKHIYIVPGGSLVKKVLKEKVPRGEIKAALGIACWPELAEANEKLSILKIPLQAVPLLRAGCINTLVDVERVKEAMEIGLTKKEKAKLPSSDPNPAPVP from the coding sequence ATGAGCATTGAAAACACCATAGCAAAATTAGCCTCAATTGGAGCTGATTTAAGCACAAGAAATGCAATCAGAATAGCCCTCTCATTAATAAGTGAAGATGAGGAACTTACAGATCAAATATATGTCGAGATAAAAAACAAAGCCCATAAAGAAGAATTCATAAAAGTCCCAGTGGAAAAAAGAGCAATTTTTATTCCCCAGTGTCTAAGGAATGTGAAAGAATGTCCTGCAGAATTTGGAGAATACGGATGGGAATGTACAAAATGCGGAAAATGTCCAATAGGAGAAATTATAGAACATGCTGAAAAAATTGGGTATAAACATATATATATCGTACCAGGGGGTAGCTTGGTTAAAAAGGTCTTAAAAGAAAAAGTACCGAGAGGAGAAATAAAAGCTGCATTAGGCATAGCATGTTGGCCTGAACTTGCTGAAGCTAATGAAAAGTTATCCATATTAAAAATTCCACTCCAAGCAGTTCCTCTCCTGCGAGCAGGATGTATAAACACGCTAGTAGATGTAGAGCGAGTAAAAGAGGCCATGGAAATTGGACTTACGAAAAAGGAGAAGGCTAAACTACCATCTTCAGACCCAAATCCAGCTCCAGTACCATAG
- a CDS encoding aldehyde ferredoxin oxidoreductase family protein — translation MYAYTGKLLDVDLTREKVTTVEIEEEILRKFYGGRGLGVYLLWKELGDKWEKIDPLGEENLLLILTGPLTGYYPGIKTSVVSKSPESNGVIGSVLSSEVGLELKASGYDGIIIRGRAKTPVYLFVHNDNVEIRDATKYWGMGGVELHKTLLKEVHEEIQKKETLRGIPKEPAMMYISKGGENKIRFAAIMTKLMHAAGYGGYGAVMGSKNLKAIIVKGSKALPEVHDKEKMKSMIQEFWKELFTMTTFREWGTGAGGYSVGHDRSSEPIKNWQEEYHDNEEISVVNFENRTWIKKYWADYGCPVNCMKISYLRYGPYKGSITDAPDYELMAYMGTNLGIFEPEKIVYLSYLVDELGLDGINAGNTLGFAAELYQRGILTKDDLGFELNWGDEKAFARLLELIVNRKGIGDILAEGTYRAALKISEMKEVDALQYAVHVKGVGVGAHGVRSDLDYTKDISYAVSVQGGDHTSTAGLPANSYEGEMVNAFYDSAVVCMFVTRPGFERILEFGNVLTGFNITPEQWFNEIGLRIIHLQRILLLLGGPDVYWDPRRDDDNPPRFYEPLPNGPVKGKTLNKEEIMNKVKQYYAEIGYDQNGIPKEDVLEKLGLNEAKREIKRIKRRLNI, via the coding sequence ATGTATGCTTATACAGGAAAACTTCTGGATGTTGACCTCACAAGAGAAAAAGTAACGACTGTGGAGATTGAAGAAGAAATTTTAAGAAAGTTCTATGGTGGAAGAGGACTTGGAGTCTACCTCTTATGGAAAGAGCTTGGGGATAAATGGGAAAAAATCGACCCTCTTGGAGAAGAAAACTTACTACTAATTCTTACTGGGCCTTTAACAGGGTATTATCCCGGAATTAAAACCTCAGTTGTTTCAAAATCCCCCGAAAGCAATGGAGTTATTGGAAGCGTATTAAGTAGTGAAGTAGGACTTGAACTCAAAGCATCTGGCTATGATGGGATAATTATAAGAGGAAGAGCCAAAACTCCAGTTTATCTCTTTGTTCACAATGACAACGTAGAGATAAGGGATGCAACCAAATACTGGGGAATGGGAGGAGTGGAACTTCACAAGACTCTACTTAAAGAAGTTCACGAAGAAATCCAAAAGAAGGAAACACTAAGAGGGATACCAAAAGAACCTGCAATGATGTACATCAGCAAAGGGGGCGAAAATAAGATTCGTTTTGCAGCAATAATGACTAAGCTCATGCATGCAGCAGGTTATGGGGGCTATGGAGCAGTAATGGGAAGTAAGAACTTAAAAGCAATAATTGTAAAAGGCAGTAAAGCCCTACCTGAAGTGCACGACAAAGAGAAGATGAAATCTATGATCCAAGAATTCTGGAAAGAACTCTTCACGATGACAACTTTTAGAGAATGGGGAACTGGAGCTGGAGGTTACAGTGTTGGTCATGACCGCTCAAGTGAACCCATAAAAAACTGGCAGGAAGAATACCATGACAATGAGGAAATAAGTGTAGTGAATTTTGAAAACAGAACTTGGATTAAGAAATACTGGGCCGATTATGGTTGTCCAGTGAATTGTATGAAAATTTCTTATCTCCGCTATGGCCCCTATAAAGGCTCAATCACCGATGCTCCAGACTATGAGCTTATGGCATACATGGGAACAAACCTTGGAATATTCGAGCCAGAAAAAATAGTTTATCTTTCCTACTTAGTAGATGAACTGGGATTAGATGGGATAAATGCGGGGAATACTCTTGGATTTGCAGCAGAACTTTACCAAAGAGGAATTCTTACAAAGGACGATCTTGGGTTTGAACTTAATTGGGGAGATGAAAAGGCTTTTGCAAGGCTTTTAGAGTTGATAGTAAACAGAAAAGGAATAGGAGACATATTGGCAGAAGGAACTTATAGGGCCGCTTTAAAGATTAGCGAAATGAAAGAGGTAGATGCACTACAATATGCAGTTCATGTAAAAGGTGTTGGAGTTGGAGCTCATGGAGTGAGAAGTGACCTGGATTACACAAAAGACATAAGTTACGCAGTTTCTGTGCAAGGTGGCGATCACACTTCCACTGCAGGTCTCCCAGCAAATAGTTATGAAGGAGAGATGGTGAATGCCTTCTACGATTCGGCTGTTGTATGTATGTTCGTCACAAGGCCTGGATTTGAAAGAATTCTAGAGTTTGGAAATGTCCTGACAGGTTTTAACATAACCCCAGAACAATGGTTCAATGAAATTGGTCTAAGGATAATTCATCTCCAAAGAATTCTACTACTCCTGGGAGGCCCAGATGTTTATTGGGATCCAAGAAGAGATGACGATAATCCCCCAAGATTCTATGAACCTCTCCCAAATGGCCCAGTGAAAGGGAAAACACTGAACAAGGAAGAGATCATGAACAAAGTAAAACAATACTATGCTGAGATAGGGTATGACCAAAATGGCATTCCTAAAGAAGATGTCCTCGAGAAACTAGGATTAAATGAGGCAAAGAGAGAAATTAAGCGCATTAAAAGGCGTTTAAATATCTAA
- a CDS encoding 4Fe-4S dicluster domain-containing protein, with translation MGEEGNEITQRENFERIWILVTPDKCSGCRLCEIACSLEHEGIIWPEASRIRIFELLPGINVPHLCTQCPDYPCVEACPTKALSVDEKTGAVLVNEESCIECGACITACPGDVPRIPTNKGSVVICDLCNGTPKCVEVCHEAGHDALKIVKGNYRSIFRTFAKNPIEKGAQIARKVFGEEFLR, from the coding sequence ATGGGCGAGGAAGGTAACGAAATCACTCAAAGAGAGAACTTTGAGAGAATATGGATTTTAGTGACTCCCGATAAATGCAGTGGATGTAGGTTATGCGAAATAGCATGCTCACTTGAGCACGAAGGAATTATTTGGCCAGAAGCTTCTCGCATAAGGATTTTTGAACTTTTACCAGGAATAAATGTTCCGCACCTTTGTACTCAATGTCCAGATTATCCTTGTGTCGAGGCATGTCCAACAAAAGCCCTAAGTGTAGACGAAAAGACCGGAGCAGTCCTTGTGAATGAAGAGAGCTGTATAGAATGTGGAGCCTGTATCACAGCTTGCCCTGGGGATGTACCTAGAATTCCCACAAACAAAGGAAGTGTGGTTATATGTGACCTTTGTAACGGAACTCCTAAGTGTGTAGAGGTTTGCCACGAAGCAGGACACGATGCTCTAAAAATTGTTAAAGGAAACTATAGATCAATATTTAGGACGTTTGCCAAAAACCCCATTGAGAAAGGGGCCCAAATAGCAAGAAAAGTTTTTGGAGAGGAGTTTCTGAGGTGA
- the cca gene encoding CCA tRNA nucleotidyltransferase: MELLKEVLSMIKPSEEEKKVVSAVTEAVFQIAKDEIDNYNLDIVPYLVGSIAKDTYLSGDHDIDLFLAFPTNTSLEELKKTGLELAKAIGRKLDTYEIAYAEHPYVKATYKGFEVDLVPCYNVENWKEVRTAVDRSILHTKWIIEHLDGKNDEVRLLKRFLKGINVYGSEVYIRGFSGYLTELLIIKYGSFMKLIEDIEFLGKSKIVDLGGWIRKEPEIAYKTIERESESPLIVIDPVDPRRNVASALSWEKFGVFYFKAREFREGPRLEFFFPPEKKTGNYRGLLREKGTNLVTILFQKPDLVDDILLPQLEKSARGLEKVLKKKGFVVVDINWGYMEKAFIMLEVDKVHRPRISLKIGPEFLTESGVEFYKRNKKVWIRGKRLYSEKEVTENIVDVIKELFIKNQVALGRSIKKEIINSDILVNFVPPKLEKEAYLFLSKEKWNVKG, encoded by the coding sequence ATGGAATTACTGAAAGAAGTTTTGAGTATGATAAAACCCTCTGAGGAAGAGAAGAAGGTAGTTAGTGCTGTAACTGAGGCAGTTTTTCAAATTGCGAAAGACGAAATTGATAACTACAACCTTGACATAGTCCCGTATCTTGTGGGGTCGATCGCAAAAGATACTTACCTTTCAGGGGATCATGACATTGACCTTTTCTTGGCATTCCCCACTAATACTTCCCTCGAAGAGCTGAAGAAAACAGGACTGGAACTTGCTAAGGCAATTGGAAGAAAACTCGATACTTATGAAATTGCTTACGCGGAACATCCCTATGTAAAGGCCACTTATAAAGGATTTGAAGTTGATTTGGTACCGTGTTATAATGTGGAGAACTGGAAAGAAGTTAGAACAGCAGTTGACAGATCTATTCTACATACAAAATGGATCATTGAGCATTTAGACGGAAAAAATGATGAAGTGAGGCTCCTTAAGAGATTTCTTAAAGGAATAAATGTTTATGGGAGTGAAGTGTACATTAGAGGGTTCTCAGGGTATCTAACGGAACTCCTGATTATTAAGTATGGTTCATTTATGAAGTTGATTGAAGATATTGAATTTCTAGGAAAAAGCAAAATAGTTGACCTCGGGGGGTGGATTAGAAAGGAACCTGAAATAGCATATAAGACTATAGAAAGAGAGAGTGAGAGTCCTCTTATAGTTATAGATCCTGTAGATCCCAGAAGGAATGTGGCATCAGCCTTGAGTTGGGAAAAATTTGGGGTATTTTACTTTAAGGCTAGAGAATTTAGAGAGGGCCCGAGGCTGGAATTCTTCTTTCCTCCAGAGAAAAAAACTGGTAATTATAGAGGTCTGCTTAGGGAAAAAGGAACAAACTTGGTAACCATTCTTTTCCAAAAGCCAGATCTTGTTGATGATATTTTGTTGCCTCAACTGGAGAAAAGTGCAAGAGGACTTGAAAAGGTATTAAAAAAGAAGGGATTTGTTGTTGTTGATATCAACTGGGGGTACATGGAGAAAGCGTTTATAATGCTCGAGGTTGATAAAGTTCACAGACCAAGGATATCTCTAAAGATAGGTCCGGAGTTTCTTACTGAGAGTGGAGTTGAATTCTATAAAAGAAATAAAAAAGTATGGATAAGAGGGAAAAGACTCTATTCTGAAAAAGAGGTCACTGAAAATATTGTGGATGTTATTAAAGAACTTTTTATAAAAAATCAAGTTGCCTTAGGAAGAAGTATTAAAAAGGAGATAATTAACAGTGATATTCTTGTTAATTTTGTTCCTCCTAAGCTCGAAAAAGAGGCATATCTCTTTTTAAGTAAAGAAAAGTGGAATGTAAAAGGTTAA
- a CDS encoding TIGR00529 family membrane protein, with the protein MIELIYLLLSFGVVIGFIRLKINIGLSIFLGSLLLGTLFGLNLENLLDALYTSSTEWTSLRLILIIISIMALTSVFSQIGYLKMMEKAAKNLFPSEKYSLAALPALIGLMPMPAGALVSAPMIETVANKLNLPPEKKTLVNYWFRHVWEHSWPMYQAIIITSAILGITVREFSVKMFPLTMIMILIGYLFFLKPIKAEKDEKGNKKEGLRLFLKSTYPILVIIIVSILLGYDIVYGAFIGFLSALIPHFKQVSKKEIVRYALQPKILFLLISVMYFKKILEITGAVETLPKVILELNLPITLVIILTPFLVGLMTGISFAYVGMTFPLLLPFLTGFDKIAIAYLSGYMGMLFSPVHLCLVFSSEYYQAELGRVYKRMLIPGLLLFVTGIIYIYFFL; encoded by the coding sequence ATGATTGAACTTATTTACCTATTGCTCTCCTTTGGAGTCGTTATAGGGTTTATTAGGCTAAAAATAAATATAGGCTTATCAATATTCCTAGGGTCTTTGTTGTTAGGCACTCTTTTTGGTCTAAACCTAGAGAATCTTCTAGATGCTCTATACACATCTTCAACCGAGTGGACAAGCCTAAGGTTAATCCTTATAATTATCTCAATAATGGCCCTAACAAGTGTTTTCTCCCAAATTGGATATCTAAAAATGATGGAAAAAGCTGCAAAAAACCTATTTCCCAGTGAAAAATACTCCCTTGCTGCACTTCCAGCCCTAATAGGGTTAATGCCAATGCCCGCTGGTGCGTTAGTCTCTGCTCCTATGATAGAAACAGTTGCAAACAAACTTAATCTCCCTCCCGAGAAGAAAACACTCGTGAACTATTGGTTCCGTCATGTGTGGGAACATTCTTGGCCCATGTACCAAGCAATAATCATTACCTCAGCTATTTTAGGCATAACTGTCAGAGAATTCAGTGTCAAAATGTTCCCTCTGACTATGATAATGATATTAATCGGATACTTGTTTTTCTTAAAACCCATAAAGGCAGAGAAAGATGAAAAAGGGAATAAAAAGGAAGGTCTAAGACTTTTTCTCAAGAGCACATACCCTATCCTTGTAATAATTATAGTATCAATTCTTCTAGGCTATGATATTGTATATGGTGCCTTTATTGGATTCCTTTCTGCTTTGATCCCTCATTTTAAGCAGGTAAGCAAGAAAGAAATTGTAAGGTATGCACTCCAACCAAAAATACTCTTTCTCCTCATTTCTGTCATGTATTTTAAGAAGATCCTCGAGATTACCGGAGCTGTTGAAACTCTTCCTAAAGTAATTTTGGAATTAAATCTCCCAATTACTCTTGTCATAATATTAACGCCATTTTTAGTGGGTCTGATGACTGGAATAAGCTTTGCTTATGTTGGAATGACGTTCCCCTTATTACTCCCCTTTTTAACCGGATTTGACAAAATAGCTATTGCATACTTAAGCGGTTATATGGGAATGCTTTTTAGCCCCGTGCATCTCTGTCTAGTTTTCTCTTCAGAGTATTATCAAGCAGAACTAGGTAGAGTCTACAAAAGAATGTTAATACCTGGCCTACTTCTTTTTGTTACTGGCATTATATACATCTATTTTTTCCTCTAG
- a CDS encoding OsmC family protein — translation MVEYKDMTIKVVGKRISPTKMKVKAGEFEIMIDKVGGGFPSPLDYTLASLAGCINIVGTLVAKDMGINIEDIEIEVEGVFNPGKLYGKGTQRAGYKEIKVKVKVKTDADEETLEKWLKQVEERCPISDNLANPTPTKVEFEKF, via the coding sequence ATGGTCGAATATAAAGACATGACAATTAAAGTTGTTGGAAAGAGAATTTCTCCAACCAAAATGAAGGTGAAAGCTGGAGAATTCGAAATAATGATAGACAAGGTGGGAGGAGGATTCCCAAGCCCCCTAGATTATACTCTAGCATCCCTTGCAGGATGTATTAATATAGTTGGAACTCTTGTAGCTAAGGATATGGGAATAAACATAGAAGACATAGAAATTGAGGTCGAAGGAGTATTTAATCCTGGAAAGCTTTATGGAAAAGGTACTCAACGAGCGGGATATAAGGAAATTAAAGTAAAAGTCAAGGTAAAAACCGACGCTGATGAAGAAACTCTTGAGAAATGGCTTAAACAAGTTGAAGAGCGTTGCCCTATAAGTGATAATCTTGCAAACCCAACTCCTACAAAAGTTGAATTTGAAAAGTTCTGA